The sequence CGCCCCGCTGATGGTGGTCGCGGGCGTGATGCCCACGGTCTTCGGCGTGATGGGCATCGTCGGCCAGCCGCTGCTCTACATCATCCTGGGCGCCGTCCTGATGCTGTTCAGCGTCGGTTACGCGGAGATGAGCCGGCACGTCCACAACGCCGGGGCGTTCTACGCGTACATCGCCCGGGGGCTCGGTCCGACCGCCGGAGCCGGGGCGTCGCTCGTGGCGCTCGTCGCCTACAGCGCGATGCAGGTCGGCATCTACGGGATCCTCGGCTTCGAGATCGCCGGCATCTTCGCCACCTACCTCGACATCGAGCTGGCATGGTGGATACCGGCCCTGGTCTCGGCGGCCGTCGTCGGCGTCCTCGGCTGGCTGAAGATCGACCTCAACGCCAAGGTGCTCGGCGTCCTGCTGGTCATCGAGTGCGCCCTCGTCGTGATCTTCGACATCGCCGCCGTGAGCAAGCCGGGCCCCGAGGGCCTGTCGCTGCACGCCTTCAACCCCGAGACCCTCACCGGCGCCGGCCTCGGCACCGCCCTCTGCTTCTGCATCGCCGCGTTCGTCGGCTTCGAGCAGGCCCCGGTGTACGCGGAGGAGACCAGCCGCCCGCAGATCGTGGTCTCCCGGGTGATGTTCCTCGCGGTCGGCTACGCCGCGCTGTTCCTGGCCATCAGCTCCTGGGCCCTGACCGTGGCCGCCGGACCCGGCTCCATCGCCGGCACCTCCCTCAAGGAGGGCCCCGGCATGCTGTTCGGCCTCACCGGGGAGCGGCTCGGCTCCACCTTCACCGATGTGCTGCACATCCTCTTCGTCACCGGGATGTTCGCGGCGCTCCTCAGCTTCCACAACGTCGTGGCCCGCTACGCGTTCGCGATGGGCCGCGAGGGACTGCTGCCCGCCGGCTTCGGCCGCACCAACCGGGCGAGCGGCGCTCCCGGCACCGGTTCGCTGCTTCAGTCCGCCGTCTCCGTGGCCGTCATCGCGGCGTTCGCGCTCACCGACGACAACCCGGCCGGAGACCCCACGGTCCCCGTCCTGCGGCTGTTCACCTGGATGGGCAACGTCGGCGCGCTCGGCATCATCCTGCTGATGGCCGCGGCCTCCTTCGCCGTCATCGCCTTCTTCGTCAAGCGCGGCGCGGGCCGTGCGCAGGCCCCGCGCCTGTTCGCCTCCGCCCTCGCCGGACTCGCGCTCCTGACGATCGCCGTCTTCACCGTCCGCGACTTCGACGTCCTCGTCGGCTCCGGACCCGGCTCGGTGCTCAACTGGCTGCTGCCCGGCGTCATCATCCTCGCGCTCGCCGGCGGCCTGGTGTACGGGGCGGTGCTGCGCTCGCTCAAGCCCGCGGTGCACGCCCGGATCGGCCTCGGCAACGAGGCGTTCCAGCTGGAGAAGGCGGCCGAGAGCGAGTCGGCCCGCCGCTGACCTCCCCGTACCAAAAGCGCGGGAGCGCGAGACGCCCGCCCCGGTACGTACCGGGGCGGGCGTCTCGCGCTCCCGCTGCCGCACGGAACCGGTCCTCGTGCCGTACGGAAGCGTTCATTCGTGCCGGGGCAACCGGTCTCTGTGCCGAGCCGAAGCGTGTTCGTCCCGTACGGAACCGGCTACAGCAACAGCGACAGCAGCAGGATGAACGCCATCGCCACCACGGAGATGATCGTCTCCATCACGGACCAGGTCTTCACCGTCTGGCCGACGTTCATGCCGAAGTACTCCTTCACCAGCCAGAACCCGGCGTCGTTCACATGGCTGAAGAAGAGCGAACCGGCGCCGACGGCCAGCACCAGCAGCGCCGCGTGCGAGGTCGACATGTCGGCGGCCAGCGGGGCGACCAGACCGGCGGCCGAGATCGTGGCGACCGTGGCCGAGCCGGTGGCGAGGCGGATCGCGACGGCGATCAGCCAGCCCAGCAGCAGGGCGGGGATCGACCAGTTCTCGGAGAAGTCCAGGATCATCCCGCCCACCCCGGCGTCGATCAGCGTCTGCTTGAAGCCGCCGCCCGCGCCGACGATGAGCAGGATCCCGGCGATCGGGGCGAGGGACTTCTCGACGGTGCCGGCCAGCCGGTCCCTGGTGAACCCGGCGGCCCGGCCGAGCGTGAACATCCCGACCAGGACGGCCGCGAGCAGGGCGATCAGCGGCGAACCGATGACCATGGTGACCTTCTGGAGACCGTTCTGCGGGTCGTCGACCACGATCTCGACGAGCGCGTTCAGCAGCATGAGGACGACCGGCAGCAGGATCGTCGCCAGGGTGGCGCCGAAGCTCGGACGACGGTCCAGCTCCTCGGAGGGGCGCTGCGGGATCATCTTCTCCGGCGGCTTGATGTCCACCCAGCGCGCGGCGTAACGGGAGAAGACCGGACCGGCGATGATCACCGTCGGGACGGCGACCAGCACGCCGAGCGCCAGCGTCACGCCGAGATTGGCGTCCAGGGCGTCGATCGCGACCAGCGGGCCGGGGTGCGGCGGGATCAGCCCGTGCATCACCGAGAGCCCGGCGAGCGCGGGGATGCCGATCCGCATCAGGGAGTAGTTGCCGCGCTTCGCGACGAGCAGCACGACCGGGATCATCAGCACGATCCCGACCTCGAAGAACAGCGGCAGCCCGATGATCGAGGCGATCAGGACCATCGCCCAGGGCATGGCCCGGCCGCTCGCCCTCGCCAGGATGGTGTCGACGACCTGGTCGGCCCCGCCGGAGTCGGCGAGCAGCTTGCCGAGTATCGCGCCCAGCGCGATCAGGACGCCCACGCCCGCGACGGTCGAGCCGAGGCCCGCGGTGAAACTGGCGATCGTGTCGGCCGGGGCGGCTCCCGCGAAGGAGCCGAGCGCCAGCGAACCGATGGTCAGCGCCAGGAACGCGTGCATCTTGAGCTGGGTGATGAGGAGAACGATGACGGCGATGCCCGCCAGGACGGCGATGCCCAACTGAGCGTTGCCTGCCGAGGTGATCGGTTCGGCGGCGTCCGCTGCCAGCATCTCGACGCTGAGACTGGTCACGGTGAAGGTCCTTAACTGTCGAACCGGCGCAGCGCGGCGACGGCTCGCTGGGTGATTTCCTCGGGGGTGCCGGACACGTCGACACTCACTCCGGCCTCGTCGGTCTGGAGCGGCTGCAGCGTCGCGAACTGCGAGTCGAGAAGCGCGGTGGGCATGAAGTGGCCCCTGCGGTCCGCCATCCGCTCCTCGATCAGCGCCCGGTCACCTGTCAGATGCAGAAAGAGGGCGTCCGGCGCCCCGTCCCGCAGCCGGTCCCGGTAGACCCGCTTGAGCGCGGAGCTGGAGACGACCCCGCCGAGCCCCGCCCGCCCGTGCGCCCACTGCCCGATGGAGTCCAGCCAGGGCCACCGGTCGTCGTCGTCCAGGGGGGTGCCGGCCGACATCTTGGCGATGTTCGCCGGGGGATGGAAGTCGTCGCCCTCGGCGTACGGGACGCCCAGGGCGGCGGCGAGCAGGGGGCCGATCGTGGTCTTGCCGGTTCCTGCCACGCCCATCACCACGACGACGTGGGGGGTGCTCATGGGGGGTGCGGTGTTCATGGGGTGTGTCTCGCTGTCTTCTTCGACATCGGTCCGTCGCGCTACTGAAACCCATTAGGTACGACTTATTCAAGAGCCTGTGACGTAAACGTCGTACGTATTGTTCCGGCGGGCCGCCCCGTAGGCTTGACCCATGACCACACAGAGCCAGGGGTTGCATACGCATGTGCTGGACACCCTGGGTCTGGAGATCTCCTCCGGCCAGTGCCCGCCCGGCAGCGTGCTGCGCACCGACGAGCTCGCCCAGCGCTTCGACGTCTCCCGTACGGTGATCCGCGAGGTCATCCGGGTCCTGGAATCGATGCACCTGGTCGAGTCCCGCCGCCGTGTCGGGGTGACGGTCCGCCCCACCGAGACCTGGAACGTGTACGATCCCCAGGTCATCCGCTGGCGGCTGGCCGGCGCCGACCGCCCCCGCCAGCTGCGCTCCCTCACGGTCCTGCGCTCCGCGATCGAACCGGTCGCCGCCTCGCTCGCGGCCCGCCACGCCACCGCCGCGCAGTGCGCCGAGCTCACCGAACGCGCCCTCGGCATGGTCGCCACCTCGCGCGGCCAGCAGCTGGAGGGCTACCTCGAACACGACATCGCCTTCCACCGCATCGTCCTCAACGCCTCCGGCAACGAGATGTTCGCCCGCCTCGGGGACGTCGTCGCCGAGGTCCTCGCGGGCCGCACCCACCACCAGGTGATGTTCGAGGACCCCGACCCGGCCGCCGTCACCCTGCACGTCCGGCTCGCCGAGGCGGTCCGCGAGGGCGACCCGGAGGCCGCCGAGCGGCTCACCAAGGAGATCGCGGTCGGCGCCCTGCACGAACTGGACGTCCTCGCCCCGTAGGAGGTCTCCCGAGGCGTACGGTGGTCCGCGTTCGATCTTCGCGAAGCGCGGGAGCAGGGAGAGCACGGTTATGGCACAGCAGGTGCAGGCGGTCATCGCACCGGGGAAGAACGAGCCGGTCAGGGTCGAGACGATCGTGGTCCCGGACCCCGGTCCCGGTGAGGCCGTCGTGAAGATCCAGGCGTGCGGCGTCTGCCACACCGACCTGCACTACAAGCAGGGCGGCATCAACGACGAGTTCCCCTTCCTCCTCGGCCACGAGGCGGCAGGCGTCGTCGAGTCGGTCGGCGAGGGCGTCACGGATGTCGCCCCCGGTGACTTCGTCGTCCTCAACTGGCGTGCCGTGTGCGGCCAGTGCCGCGCCTGTCTGCGCGGCCGCCCCTGGTACTGCTTCGACACCCACAACGCGAAGCAGAAGATGACGCTGCTCGACGGCACGGAGCTGTCGCCCGCCCTCGGTATCGGCGCCTTCGCGGAGAAGACCCTCGTCGCCTCCGGTCAGTGCACCAAGGTCGACCCCCAGGTCGCCCCCGAGGTCGCCGGACTCCTCGGCTGCGGCGTCATGGCGGGCATCGGCGCCGCCATCAACACCGGCCAGGTCGGCCGCGGCGACTCCGTCGCCGTCATCGGCTGCGGCGGCGTCGGTGACGCGGCCGTCGCCGGATCCCGGCTGGCCGGAGCGGCGAAGATCATCGCGGTCGACATCGACGACCGCAAGCTGGAGACGGCGAAGAAGATGGGCGCCACCCATACCGTCAACTCCCGCACCACCGACCCCGTCGAGGCGATCCGCGCCCTCACCGACGGCAACGGCGCCGACGTCGTCATCGAGGCCGTCGGCCGCCCCGAGACCTACGAACAGGCCTTCTACGCCCGCGACCTCGCCGGAACGGTCGTCCTCGTCGGCGTCCCCACCCCCGACATGAAGCTCGAACTGCCGCTCCTGGACGTCTTCGGCCGCGGCGGCTCCCTCAAGTCCTCCTGGTACGGCGACTGCCTGCCCTCCCGCGACTTCCCGATGCTCGTCGACCTCCACCAGCAGGGCCGCCTGGACCTGGCCGCCTTCGTCACCGAGACCATCGGACTGGGCGACGTCGAGCAGGCCTTCGCCCGCATGCACGACGGCGACGTCCTGCGCTCGGTGGTGGTCCTCTGATGGCCGCCCGCATCGACCACCTGGTCACCTCCGGCACCTTCGCCCTCGACGGCGGCGAGTGGGACGTCGACAACAACGTCTGGATCGTCGGCGACGACACCGAGGCGATCGTCATCGACGCCGCCCACGACGCCGCCGCCATCGAGGCCGCGCTCGGCGGCCGTACGCTGCGCGCCATCGTCTGCACCCACGCGCACAACGACCACATCGACGCCGCCCCCGCCCTCGCGGCGGCCACCGGCGCCCCGATCCTGCTCCACCCGGAGGACCTGCCGCTCTGGTTGCAGACCCACCCGGAGCACACCCCCGACGGCGCTCTCACGGACGGCCAGGAGATCGCCGTGGCGGGCACCACGCTCACGGTCCTGCACACCCCGGGCCACGCCCCCGGAGCCGTCTGCCTGTACGCCCCCGAGCTGGGCGTCGTCTTCACCGGCGACACCCTCTTCCAGGGCGGCCCCGGCGCCACCGGCCGGTCCTTCTCGTCGTTCCCCACGATCATCGACTCGATCCGGGACCGGCTGCTCACCCTCCCCGGCGACACGGCAGTCCGCACCGGCCACGGCGACCCCACCACCATCGGCGCGGAGGCCCCGCAGCTCGACGCGTGGATCAAGCGCGGCCACTGAGCGCCGCCCGCCTCACCCCTCCGGCCAGGCGGAGAGCCGCAGCCCGCTCTCGAAGCGGCGCGGCTCCCCGCCGACCGGATCGGTGAACCGAAGCACCCTCGCCAGCAACTGCAACGGCCGCGAGAAGTCGTCGGCGGCCCCCTCCGCCTCCACCACCGGATACAGCGGATCGTGGACGATCGGCAGCCCCAGGGCGTTCATGTGGACCCGCAGCTGATGCGTCCGCCCGGTCGCGGGCAGCAGCCGGTACCGTCCCGTCCCGCCCCGGTGCTCCACCAGCTCCACCCGGCTCTCGCTGTTCGCCTCGCCCGGCTCCTCCCGGGCGGCGAGCACCCCGCGCTCCTTGACGATCCTGCTGCGCACGGTCCGGGGGAGGGCCACGCCGGGGTCGTACGGGGCCAGGGCCTCGTACTCCTTCCGCACCCGCCGGTCCCGGAACAGCGTCTGGTACGCGCCCCGGTCCTCCGGCCGCACCACGCACAGCACCAGCCCCGCCGTCAGCCGGTCCAGCCGGTGGGCGGGCTGGAGGGCGGGCAGGTCCAGCTCCCGCCGCAGCCGGGCCACCGCGGTCTCGGTGACGTGCCGCCCCCGGGGCATCGTCGCCAGGAAGTGCGGCTTGTCCGCGACCACGATCCGCTCGTCCCGGTACACCACCCCGACCGGGAAGGGCACCGGCTCCTCGGGTGCGAAGTCCCGGTGGAACCAGAGATACCGTCCGGCGGCGTACGGCTCCGAGCCCTTCGCAGCGACCCCGTCGGCGCCCACGAACCGCCCGGCATCCAGCATCCCGGCCACCCGGTCCGCCCCGATCGCCCCGCCGAACCGTTCGGCCAGATGCTCCCCGACGGACGCCCACCGCCCCTCAAGATCCTCCGGAAGCCGCACCCGTACGGCATCGATCCCGTCCCGCTGGGGAAGGGGGGAGGCGGGCGGCTTCCTGCGACCCCGCATGCCCGCCCCTCTCCGTGATCGCCCGGTGACGCAAAAGAGCCCCACCGAAGTGGGGCTCCTGCTGGTGTCCGAGGGGGGACTTGAACCCCCACGCCCGATAAAGGGCACTAGCACCTCAAGCTAGCGCGTCTGCCATTCCGCCACCCGGACAAGGTGTCTGTCTCGCGGGCCGTGCCCGTTCCGACGTGGAAAACCATAGCAAACATTCGAGGGTGCTCGATCACGCCCCGGTGGCGGTGAACGCTGTGTGACGGGGGGTGTGCGGCCTTGGGTGTACGCCATGGGCGCGGGAGGATGAGAAGGAGCAGCACAGCGACAGCGGAGGGAAGCAGCGTGAGCGAGAGCAGCACGGGCCGGGCCGGCACGGGCAGGGCCGAGCAGGAGGTCGTCGACCTCTGTCGTGACCTGATCCGGATCGACACCAGCAACTACGGCGACCACTCGGGCCCCGGCGAGCG is a genomic window of Streptomyces sp. YPW6 containing:
- a CDS encoding APC family permease, with translation MSTGSSFSSGTGTTGGTADTGGINTYKGEERALRADRLGTPGLLLSVVAASAPLMVVAGVMPTVFGVMGIVGQPLLYIILGAVLMLFSVGYAEMSRHVHNAGAFYAYIARGLGPTAGAGASLVALVAYSAMQVGIYGILGFEIAGIFATYLDIELAWWIPALVSAAVVGVLGWLKIDLNAKVLGVLLVIECALVVIFDIAAVSKPGPEGLSLHAFNPETLTGAGLGTALCFCIAAFVGFEQAPVYAEETSRPQIVVSRVMFLAVGYAALFLAISSWALTVAAGPGSIAGTSLKEGPGMLFGLTGERLGSTFTDVLHILFVTGMFAALLSFHNVVARYAFAMGREGLLPAGFGRTNRASGAPGTGSLLQSAVSVAVIAAFALTDDNPAGDPTVPVLRLFTWMGNVGALGIILLMAAASFAVIAFFVKRGAGRAQAPRLFASALAGLALLTIAVFTVRDFDVLVGSGPGSVLNWLLPGVIILALAGGLVYGAVLRSLKPAVHARIGLGNEAFQLEKAAESESARR
- a CDS encoding GntP family permease — protein: MTSLSVEMLAADAAEPITSAGNAQLGIAVLAGIAVIVLLITQLKMHAFLALTIGSLALGSFAGAAPADTIASFTAGLGSTVAGVGVLIALGAILGKLLADSGGADQVVDTILARASGRAMPWAMVLIASIIGLPLFFEVGIVLMIPVVLLVAKRGNYSLMRIGIPALAGLSVMHGLIPPHPGPLVAIDALDANLGVTLALGVLVAVPTVIIAGPVFSRYAARWVDIKPPEKMIPQRPSEELDRRPSFGATLATILLPVVLMLLNALVEIVVDDPQNGLQKVTMVIGSPLIALLAAVLVGMFTLGRAAGFTRDRLAGTVEKSLAPIAGILLIVGAGGGFKQTLIDAGVGGMILDFSENWSIPALLLGWLIAVAIRLATGSATVATISAAGLVAPLAADMSTSHAALLVLAVGAGSLFFSHVNDAGFWLVKEYFGMNVGQTVKTWSVMETIISVVAMAFILLLSLLL
- a CDS encoding gluconokinase, translating into MSTPHVVVVMGVAGTGKTTIGPLLAAALGVPYAEGDDFHPPANIAKMSAGTPLDDDDRWPWLDSIGQWAHGRAGLGGVVSSSALKRVYRDRLRDGAPDALFLHLTGDRALIEERMADRRGHFMPTALLDSQFATLQPLQTDEAGVSVDVSGTPEEITQRAVAALRRFDS
- a CDS encoding FadR/GntR family transcriptional regulator, with the translated sequence MTTQSQGLHTHVLDTLGLEISSGQCPPGSVLRTDELAQRFDVSRTVIREVIRVLESMHLVESRRRVGVTVRPTETWNVYDPQVIRWRLAGADRPRQLRSLTVLRSAIEPVAASLAARHATAAQCAELTERALGMVATSRGQQLEGYLEHDIAFHRIVLNASGNEMFARLGDVVAEVLAGRTHHQVMFEDPDPAAVTLHVRLAEAVREGDPEAAERLTKEIAVGALHELDVLAP
- a CDS encoding S-(hydroxymethyl)mycothiol dehydrogenase — encoded protein: MAQQVQAVIAPGKNEPVRVETIVVPDPGPGEAVVKIQACGVCHTDLHYKQGGINDEFPFLLGHEAAGVVESVGEGVTDVAPGDFVVLNWRAVCGQCRACLRGRPWYCFDTHNAKQKMTLLDGTELSPALGIGAFAEKTLVASGQCTKVDPQVAPEVAGLLGCGVMAGIGAAINTGQVGRGDSVAVIGCGGVGDAAVAGSRLAGAAKIIAVDIDDRKLETAKKMGATHTVNSRTTDPVEAIRALTDGNGADVVIEAVGRPETYEQAFYARDLAGTVVLVGVPTPDMKLELPLLDVFGRGGSLKSSWYGDCLPSRDFPMLVDLHQQGRLDLAAFVTETIGLGDVEQAFARMHDGDVLRSVVVL
- a CDS encoding MBL fold metallo-hydrolase produces the protein MAARIDHLVTSGTFALDGGEWDVDNNVWIVGDDTEAIVIDAAHDAAAIEAALGGRTLRAIVCTHAHNDHIDAAPALAAATGAPILLHPEDLPLWLQTHPEHTPDGALTDGQEIAVAGTTLTVLHTPGHAPGAVCLYAPELGVVFTGDTLFQGGPGATGRSFSSFPTIIDSIRDRLLTLPGDTAVRTGHGDPTTIGAEAPQLDAWIKRGH
- a CDS encoding RluA family pseudouridine synthase; the encoded protein is MRGRRKPPASPLPQRDGIDAVRVRLPEDLEGRWASVGEHLAERFGGAIGADRVAGMLDAGRFVGADGVAAKGSEPYAAGRYLWFHRDFAPEEPVPFPVGVVYRDERIVVADKPHFLATMPRGRHVTETAVARLRRELDLPALQPAHRLDRLTAGLVLCVVRPEDRGAYQTLFRDRRVRKEYEALAPYDPGVALPRTVRSRIVKERGVLAAREEPGEANSESRVELVEHRGGTGRYRLLPATGRTHQLRVHMNALGLPIVHDPLYPVVEAEGAADDFSRPLQLLARVLRFTDPVGGEPRRFESGLRLSAWPEG